Proteins encoded together in one Argiope bruennichi chromosome 1, qqArgBrue1.1, whole genome shotgun sequence window:
- the LOC129969995 gene encoding isocitrate dehydrogenase [NADP] cytoplasmic-like → MSKIQCGPVVDILGDEMTRIIWDLIKEKLIFPFLDVELHTYDLGIENRDATNDQVTIDCANAIKKYNVGIKCATITPDENRVVEFNLKQMWKSPNGTIRNILGGTVFREAIICKNIPRLVPGWIKPIIIGRHAHGDQYRATDFVVPGPGKVEITYTPADGTTPISYTVFDFKNDGGVALAMYNTDKSITDFAHSSFQYALKVNYPLYLSTKNTILKKYDGRFKDIFQEIYDREYKGKFEAKGIWYEHRLIDDMVAQAMKSEGGFVWACKNYDGDVQSDSVAQGYGSLGLMTSVLICPDGKTVEAEAAHGTVTRHYRMHQKGQETSTNPIASIFAWTRGLEHRAKLDNNEKLAEFAKNLEEVCIETIESGFMTKDLAICIKGLKNVAKSDYLNTFEFMDKLAENLKNKLQK, encoded by the exons atgtctaaaatacaGT GTGGACCTGTTGTTGATATTCTTGGAGATGAGATGACcag GATTATATGGGATCTAATCAAAGAGAaacttatttttccatttttggaTGTAGAGCTCCATACTTATGATTTGGGAATTGAAAATCGAGATGCTACAAATGATCAAg tgACTATTGATTGTGCAAATGCTATTAAGAAATACAATGTTGGGATAAAATGTGCTACTATTACTCCAGATGAAAACAGAGTAGTTG aattcaatttaaaacaaatgtggAAATCTCCCAATGGAACTATTCGAAACATATTAGGTGGAACTGTTTTTAGAGAAgctattatatgtaaaaatattcctCGACTTGTACCTGGTTGGATTAAACCTATCATAATTGGTCGTCATGCACATGGGGACCAA tacCGAGCTACTGACTTTGTGGTTCCAGGACCTGGAAAAGTAGAAATCACTTATACCCCTGCTGATGGAACTACTCCAATTTCATATACTgtgtttgatttcaaaaatgatggTGGTGTTGCTCTTGCTATGTACAACACAGACAAg tcaATTACCGACTTTGCGCACAGCTCATTTCAGTATGCACTGAAAGTTAACTATCCCTTGTATTTGAG CACTAAGAAtacaattctgaaaaaatatgatGGGCGATTTAAGGATATATTTCAAGAGATCTATGATAg GGAATACAAGGGCAAGTTTGAAGCTAAAGGAATATGGTATGAACATAGACTCATTGATGATATGGTTGCACAGGCTATGAAGTCTGAAGGAGGATTTGTTTGGGCTTGCAAGAATTATGATGGTGATGTGCAGTCTGATTCCGTTGCCCAAG GATATGGATCATTGGGTTTAATGACTAGTGTTTTAATTTGTCCTGATGGAAAAACTGTTGAGGCTGAAGCAGCTCATGGTACTGTTACTAGACATTACAGAATGCACCAAAAAGGACAAGAAACATCTACAAACCCAATAG CTTCCATATTTGCATGGACTAGAGGTCTGGAACATCGTGCAAAGTTAGACAACAATGAAAAGTTGGCAGAATTTGCTAAAAATCTGGAAGAAGTTTGCATTGAAACAATAGAATCTGGATTTATGACTAAAGATCTTGCAATATGTATTAAAGGATTGAAAAA tgtcGCAAAATCCGACTATTTGAATACTTTTGAATTTATGGATAAGTTGGCTGAAAATCTGAAGAACAAACTGCAAAAGTGA